The genomic DNA TGCCTTAAAAGACCTTTATTAGAATAACTCCCAACCGAGTTTAGAATAGTTATTCCCTTTTTGGTAAAAGTAAGTAAAACAACGGAGGGAACAACGTTGAGATTGATTAATTTAACAATCATAACAATCATAGTCATTTTACTTCTTTCATTTGGTGTTTTTGGTTTCATCACCGACACCTTTACATAAAACTAATAAAGGAATAACTTCCACTTATTCTCTCATAGCTATAAGAATTTTCCTTCAATCCACTTTCCAATTTGCTCTAGCATGACTAACAATTCATCTCATGAAATTACAAAAAAACAAATTAATTCCTTCTCAATAATATCCAGACCAATTAACTCCCCCTCCCTTATCTATTGATTTCGGGCAATCAGAAATACCTTATTCTTTACGAGAGTTGCACATGTGTCACTCTCGTAATATTAAATGTATACATTAGGATTAATTCCTCCTTGTCCTTCTCATGCATAAATTACATTTCCCAGGTGAAAATATCTATATTCGATAAAGGAGGAAGTATAGATATGAACAGCAAAAATGATTCTTTGTTTGGTATTGCGATTTTAAGTGTCCTTCTAACAACAATATATACAGCTATACTTGCATCACAGCTTATGGCCACTAAACACAAGGTTGATTACCTTTACTTCAAAAACAAATTTAGTGAAAATCAGAAATAAGTTTTATGCGGTGTTATCATAAATATTTTTATCAAGGAGCAGCTATCCCTACAGACTGCTTCTTGGTTATAAATTCATAAATGCAGCTCTTTCTCTTCAAACGGATCCACAATATCCTGCTCTTCCTGGTCCTCCACGTTATCGATGCTCAATTGATCCTTTGGAACCTCGACGTTACCGTTGCCGTCTACTTGGTACTCGACACCTGAATTGTCTTCATAGAACTCTTCAATGCTCATTTGAGATTGTTGAATGAAGAGGTTCACATTTCGCCCCGCGTATTTGTAAAGTTCCTGCGCCTTCTTTTCTGAATCCCCTTTAATTGCAAATTTCATGGCCGTCTTCTTGGAGTCTCGCTGAATGTTCATGAACTCGGCCGAAGTCTCCCCAGCTGCACACCCTTCAATTTCAAAGAGGATGATGCTCCCTGCAAGGGCATAAAGTGCTGTGGTAGACTCGTCTCCCTCTTCCTGTCCTTTGATTTCAAACTTCAGGACCTCTTTTTTATCGTCCTTCTGTTGCATCTTGAAAAACACGTTCAGTTGAGTTTTAGTCATGTCTCTGTCTCCCTTATCATCTATTTTTTCTGCCAGATCATTTGGCAGCCTAACCCGTATCCATGTTTCTTGATTAGGGTTGATTGTCTCCAGCCTCGATCCTCATGGTCGGCAATAATCTTCCCAATGGTCTTTTCTGTCATGCCGAAAACGATTTTTTTCAATGGTCTGTGCCTGGTGCTCATGCTTTCTTTTTCACATCCGACGTTTCCTGGAGGATCGACTGAACGACTTGAGACTGATTTACTGTCAGATTTATCTCACCAGTCTCTCGGATCACAAAGATGGCGAAGGCGATCCTAGCCAGGATGTAAGCATCTACTACGTTGTCACTCCGGTGTTCATACCCAAAGGCGTTGAAGACCGCCTTCATGACTTCTCGCTTCTTTTGCGGCCCTGTTAGCCTCTTCTTGCTGCCCTTCTCTCCAATCCAGCCCGTCACGCCCACAAACTTTTTGACGGCATTTGGAGCAACCTCGTGATAAGGAAGGCGCCTTTTGAAAAGTTCATTCCTAATCCCGTGATGCAATCCCCCGGCGAACATGGCCTTCTGTGTGCTATAGGGGAATCCCTCAATACAGATGTGGTCGCCTGGCTGCAGGTGTGTAGTGATTTCGTGAATCAGGGTCACCATACGTTTAGGATCCTTATCCCCAATTCCGGACAACTCCTTTTCCCTGACAACTTCACCACGATCGTCTAAGGCCACAAACCCAGTTTTCGATGCCGGATCGATTCCTATAAATCTCATGCTCGCTTCCTCCTTCTAGCTTTCTCGCTTTCATAGACCTGCTCGAGTTCTGATAAGGTGAGCTCGTACAATTGCTTTCCACATGGTGTTTTAAAGTAGTCCATCAGCAGAAGTTCACTTTTATAAAAATCCTTTTGGATTTGAATTCCTTTTCTTAATTGCCCGGAAGGCATAGTAGACCTCATGGTTCTATCCCCTTTACATGAAATTCATTGTTTCTTGTTTGACCAAGTTGATAAACTTCCCGTACTCTTTTACGAACCCGAGTTTGACCGTACCTGTAGGCCCGTTACGGTGCTTAGAGACAATCAGTTCAGTGATCCCTTTTAAGTCAGAGTCTTTGTAATAGTAATCGTCCCGGTATAGGAATCCGATGATATCGGCATCCTGCTCAATCTGTCCAGATTCCCTCAGATCGGACATCATCGGCCGTTTGTCCTGTCGTTGCTCTACACCCCTTGAAAGCTGAGAGAGGGCCACTACGTTCACCTCAAGCTCCCTTGCCATGGCTTTGAGGCTCCTGCTGATATCACTGATCTCCTGAAGCCTGTTCCCGCGGTAGCTTGCATTCCCCATGATCAGCTGAAGATAGTCAATCATCACCAGGAGCTTCTTGCCAGGGTTCTCTCTCTTTACCTTCCTTACCTTGGTCCAGATGTAATTCACCGTTACACTTGGCCTATCAAAGATATGCAGATCCAGGTTGTTGAGGATGCCGAGCGCGTGAGAGAACTTCTGCCAATCATGATCCATGAAGTCTTCACTTGCATTTCTCATCTTCTGAGCATCGATGTTGCCAGAGATCGAGATGAGCCTCTTCAGTAGCTGTTTCTTCGGCATTTCCAGAGAGAATATGCACGGGATTTCGCCATCTTCAGCTGCGTTAAAGGCTACATTTAGAGCAAAGGCCGTCTTCCCCATGGATGGCCTGGCCCCGATGATGATAAGGTCACTTTCCTGGAGGCCACCAGTGAGCTTGTTTAATTCATCGAAACCAGTGGGGATCCCCGTCATCTGGTCGGTTTGGGTGCTTAACTGTTCGTAGACATTTAGCAGCTCTTCTTTTATGCTGCCATCGTCATCCGCGGTCTCCTCTTCCTGCACCTTCATCAATTCACCGATGACCGTTTGGATCGCTTCGGCCGGATCCTCCTCGAC from Rossellomorea marisflavi includes the following:
- a CDS encoding Fur-regulated basic protein FbpA; translation: MRSTMPSGQLRKGIQIQKDFYKSELLLMDYFKTPCGKQLYELTLSELEQVYESEKARRRKRA
- the dnaB gene encoding replicative DNA helicase → MLKVAESVPTTKNFKFYESLVLENWRKRRSLQLANDFKKQLVEEDPAEAIQTVIGELMKVQEEETADDDGSIKEELLNVYEQLSTQTDQMTGIPTGFDELNKLTGGLQESDLIIIGARPSMGKTAFALNVAFNAAEDGEIPCIFSLEMPKKQLLKRLISISGNIDAQKMRNASEDFMDHDWQKFSHALGILNNLDLHIFDRPSVTVNYIWTKVRKVKRENPGKKLLVMIDYLQLIMGNASYRGNRLQEISDISRSLKAMARELEVNVVALSQLSRGVEQRQDKRPMMSDLRESGQIEQDADIIGFLYRDDYYYKDSDLKGITELIVSKHRNGPTGTVKLGFVKEYGKFINLVKQETMNFM